Proteins found in one bacterium genomic segment:
- a CDS encoding PhoH family protein, which translates to MMKKIQVPQQFFESLIGRMDENLKTMEKYIGVRVSGRGNEIFIEGEEESVQHTEVLIRKLMDLLQSGYTITSGDIKTAASLMEQNPDVDLNQFFLSQRIIPSSKKHVVPKSFNQKKYIEAMHNYDLVFAVGPAGTGKTYLAMAMALSALTNRAISRIILTRPAVEAGEKLGFLPGDLLEKVNPYLRPLYDALYDLVELDKASKFIEKGLIEIAPIAFMRGRTLNDSFVILDEAQNTTSEQMKMFLTRLGFNSKAVVTGDITQIDLPPGKISGLREAIDILSHVDEISFQYFNEHDVVRHPLVKKIIRAYEDYPGSQRKTAPVTLDPVESI; encoded by the coding sequence ATGATGAAGAAGATTCAGGTTCCGCAGCAGTTCTTCGAATCACTCATCGGAAGAATGGATGAGAACCTGAAAACAATGGAAAAGTATATCGGTGTTCGAGTGTCCGGCCGGGGCAACGAAATTTTCATCGAAGGCGAGGAAGAATCGGTTCAACATACCGAGGTTCTGATACGCAAGCTTATGGATCTCTTGCAAAGCGGTTACACGATCACTTCCGGCGACATCAAAACGGCAGCCAGCCTGATGGAACAGAATCCAGATGTGGATCTCAATCAGTTTTTCTTGAGCCAGAGAATCATTCCTTCAAGCAAGAAGCACGTCGTTCCAAAGAGCTTCAATCAGAAAAAATACATTGAAGCAATGCACAATTACGATCTCGTGTTCGCGGTCGGTCCTGCCGGGACAGGCAAAACATATCTTGCGATGGCAATGGCTCTTTCGGCGCTAACGAATCGCGCCATCAGCAGGATCATCCTAACGAGGCCCGCAGTGGAAGCCGGTGAAAAACTCGGATTTTTGCCTGGGGACCTGCTCGAGAAGGTGAATCCTTATTTGCGTCCGCTCTATGATGCCCTGTATGATTTGGTCGAGCTGGACAAGGCCTCCAAATTCATTGAAAAAGGACTCATTGAAATTGCCCCTATTGCATTCATGAGAGGACGAACGCTCAACGATAGTTTTGTCATTCTGGATGAGGCTCAGAACACTACATCCGAGCAGATGAAAATGTTTCTGACAAGACTCGGTTTCAATTCAAAAGCCGTGGTTACCGGCGATATCACACAGATTGACCTGCCGCCGGGGAAAATTTCAGGGTTGAGGGAAGCCATTGACATTTTGAGCCACGTGGACGAAATTTCCTTTCAGTACTTCAATGAACACGACGTTGTCCGACATCCTCTGGTCAAAAAGATTATTCGCGCGTATGAAGACTATCCAGGAAGTCAGCGAAAGACTGCACCGGTAACCCTGGATCCTGTGGAGAGCATCTGA